In the Streptomyces sp. 840.1 genome, one interval contains:
- the yhfZ gene encoding GntR family transcriptional regulator YhfZ, whose product MNDFDDRFLTRNGLAARQLAVLLLHHEPDTRLPRVRDFAQELGCGNGTVQAALSLLEESGAISTTARGHLGTFLVHSDRTILWRLSGLGTLLAAMPLPYSRRYEGLATGLRSAFEEAGAPFAITFMRGAGARTAALLEGKVDLVVLSRFAADQLIAEHPVELVADLGPATYVGAHGMLVRHGVDLDTPGLRVAVDHASEDLRMLVERVFADREDVEWREASYMQLGDLFARNEVDATVWNLDEAQDRLGIGVDVLPLGDEVNRELALRNSTAAVIGRSDGTKALAAVRDSLDLSLVTRLQNEVLRGERVPSY is encoded by the coding sequence GTGAACGATTTCGACGACCGCTTCCTCACCCGCAACGGCCTCGCCGCGCGGCAGCTCGCCGTCCTGCTCCTGCACCACGAGCCGGACACCCGCCTGCCCCGTGTGCGTGACTTCGCGCAGGAGCTGGGCTGCGGAAACGGAACCGTTCAGGCCGCCCTCAGCCTGCTGGAGGAGTCCGGCGCGATCTCGACGACCGCACGGGGCCACCTCGGCACCTTCCTCGTCCACTCGGACCGCACCATCCTGTGGCGGCTGTCCGGCCTGGGAACGCTGCTCGCGGCGATGCCGCTCCCCTACTCGCGGCGTTACGAGGGTCTGGCGACCGGACTGCGCAGCGCCTTCGAGGAGGCGGGTGCGCCGTTCGCGATCACCTTCATGCGAGGCGCGGGGGCCCGGACCGCCGCACTGCTGGAGGGCAAGGTCGACCTGGTCGTCCTGTCCCGGTTCGCCGCCGACCAGCTGATCGCCGAGCACCCGGTGGAGCTGGTGGCCGATCTCGGCCCCGCCACCTACGTCGGCGCGCACGGCATGCTGGTGCGGCACGGGGTGGACCTGGACACGCCCGGACTGCGGGTGGCGGTCGACCACGCCTCGGAGGATCTGCGGATGCTCGTGGAGCGGGTCTTCGCCGACCGGGAGGACGTCGAGTGGCGGGAGGCGTCGTACATGCAGCTGGGCGACCTGTTCGCGCGGAACGAGGTGGACGCGACCGTCTGGAACCTGGACGAGGCGCAGGACCGGCTCGGGATCGGCGTCGACGTGCTGCCGCTCGGCGACGAGGTCAACCGGGAGCTGGCCCTGCGCAACTCCACCGCCGCGGTGATCGGCCGGTCCGACGGGACGAAGGCGCTGGCTGCGGTCCGCGACTCACTCGATCTGTCACTGGTGACCCGGCTGCAGAACGAGGTACTGCGGGGTGAGCGCGTCCCCTCGTACTGA
- a CDS encoding PRD domain-containing protein, whose protein sequence is MDDQLALRIQLFREGGTVRPEVADFVTAELTALEAEGRTVTEATAGMLTSHLMMALGRILDGEAIEQFLTDDQVAAELAGHPEAVARARAVSARAERELGAALPESEVNFLGMHLAVLAQQSPSAPAS, encoded by the coding sequence ATGGACGACCAGCTCGCACTGCGCATCCAGCTCTTTCGCGAAGGCGGCACGGTCCGGCCCGAGGTGGCCGACTTCGTCACCGCCGAGCTGACCGCCCTGGAGGCCGAGGGCCGCACCGTCACCGAAGCGACGGCAGGCATGCTGACCAGCCACCTGATGATGGCGCTCGGGCGGATCCTGGACGGCGAGGCGATCGAGCAGTTCCTCACCGACGACCAGGTCGCCGCCGAACTGGCCGGACACCCCGAGGCCGTCGCCCGTGCCCGCGCCGTATCGGCCCGCGCCGAACGGGAACTCGGGGCCGCGCTCCCCGAGTCCGAAGTCAACTTCCTCGGGATGCACCTGGCCGTCCTGGCCCAGCAGTCCCCCTCCGCACCCGCGTCCTGA